The following coding sequences are from one Mus pahari chromosome X, PAHARI_EIJ_v1.1, whole genome shotgun sequence window:
- the LOC110314136 gene encoding melanoma-associated antigen 10-like, whose amino-acid sequence MEPTENNQSFNLWDIPQAQMEERGPGSAQDPIAEAGEVEAIATAPGDVPAGGTPSSPQSAQRAPSPPTAMGSISGASFGDPLAGVPGTEFPSQDGLNGKIIDLVRFLLVKFRRMELTNKEEMIVKTMRDYEEHYSVIFSKAAECMKLIFGVDMLEVDPFVHSYFLHPALGITYDGMLHGVIGVPKTGLVIIVLCVIFIENNCVSEEAFWYAMNILGMQAGMDHFIFGDPKSLITENFVEEGYVEYRQVPNSSPPRFEFLWGPRAYAETTKMKILEFYASIVRQDPRSYPEKYAEALREEQERA is encoded by the coding sequence ATGGAACCTACTGAGAACAACCAGAGCTTCAACCTATGGGACATCCCTCAGGCCCAAATGGAAGAAAGGGGCCCCGGGAGTGCTCAGGACCCCATAGCTGAGGCAGGGGAGGTGGAAGCCATTGCCACCGCCCCAGGGGATGTGCCTGCTGGAGGAACACCTAGTTCTCCCCAGAGTGCTCAGAgagccccctctcctcccactgccaTGGGTTCAATTTCAGGGGCATCATTTGGCGATCCTCTAGCCGGGGTGCCTGGTACTGAGTTCCCCTCCCAGGATGGACTAAATGGAAAGATAATTGATTTGGTGAGATTCCTGCTTGTCAAGTTTCGAAGGATGGAACTAACAAATAAGGAGGAAATGATTGTTAAGACCATGAGAGATTATGAGGAGCACTACTCTGTGATCTTTAGTAAGGCTGCTGAGTGCATGAAGCTGATTTTTGGTGTTGACATGTTGGAAGTGGATCCTTTTGTCCACTCCTATTTCCTACACCCTGCTCTGGGAATCACCTACGATGGGATGCTACATGGAGTTATAGGTGTACCCAAGACAGGTCTGGTTATAATTGTCCTATGTGTCATCTTTATAGAGAACAATTGTGTCAGCGAGGAGGCATTCTGGTATGCAATGAATATCCTAGGGATGCAGGCTGGAATGGATCATTTCATATTTGGAGATCCCAAGAGTCTCATCACTGAAAATTTTGTAGAGGAAGGGTATGTGGAATACAGGCAGGTGCCCAATAGCAGTCCTCCTCGCTTTGAGTTTCTGTGGGGCCCAAGAGCATATGCTGAAACCACCAAGATGAAAATCCTGGAGTTTTATGCCAGCATTGTTAGGCAGGATCCCAGATCCTACCCTGAGAAGTATGCAGAGGCTTtgagggaagagcaagagagggcCTAG